The Drechmeria coniospora strain ARSEF 6962 chromosome 02, whole genome shotgun sequence genome has a segment encoding these proteins:
- a CDS encoding kinase domain containing protein: protein MDPSWQQSYPDSTGAPRRHNGGTQMPRDFAGQPPPPGASAFGYAHGQYQGGAPVHGINPAASVSMGTTSVIRDGNGDIPMHDAHDAHAGVKYPVRSHHQSHLTGGRPANPHSSHEQQPSSAAQRFSPMDTLSPTSPYTPTTSQFSNPPPQARSPTGQGDNPYYAGRQCDQKMPAIAPFAPSHDGYISSAISNLDSSLANDPKSPRRQNLPTLTPVPEFRRPLQALTCHLPATYRICNPSFKYETSRNPRRVLTKPSKGVKNDGYDNEDSDYILYVNDILGSEEAGHKNRYLILDVLGQGTFGQVVKCQNLKTQEVVAVKVIKNRTAYFNQSMMEVSVLDLLNTKLDKNDDHHLLRLKDTFIHRQHLCLVFELLSVNLYELIKQNQFRGLSTTLVRVFAQQLLNGLALLNKARLIHCDLKPENILLKNLESPIIKIIDFGSACDERQTVYTYIQSRFYRSPEVLLGLPYSSAIDMWSLGCIVVELFLGLPLFPGSSEYNQVSRIVEMLGNPQNWMIEMGKQAGEFFEKSQDEFGRRTYHIKGMEQYAREHNTKEQPSKKYFQASTLPEIIKSYPMPRKNMKQSEVDREMNNRIAFIDFVRGLLTINPLERWSPQQAKLHPFITQQKYTGPFVPPMNLKSSSLNRSPAPGTQQQQQAEALSKQRAQVAQAQANSAAQGAYVNMTSGQYPHSGHPPNPVYGNNAAYNAALNHGTMAPPYGSQASQYGQMVLHPQQPMPAGQYGASQQNVYQPGGTRSNRQRASTMEQQQSGIPAAIQRVASHLDPNQPIRLQPSPAYYPPSGDGIPGVGNTPGRAGRRGSRAQQGGRGDRDFIRNLEERTLEEGFMGNQNPWH, encoded by the exons ATGGATCCAAGCTGGCAGCAATCATATCCTGACTCGACAGGCGCCCCGCGACGACACAATGGCGGCACCCAAATGCCGCGAGACTTCGCCGGAcagccaccaccaccaggtGCATCAGCCTTCGGCTATGCCCACGGCCAGTACCAAGGCGGTGCTCCTGTCCACGGCATCAACCCTGCCGCATCTGTATCAATGGGAACGACTTCTGTCATccgcgacggcaacggcgacaTTCCCATGCATGATGCCCACGACGCCCATGCTGGTGTGAAGTATCCCGTGAGATCCCATCACCAGTCTCACCTGACTGGCGGTCGACCAGCGAATCCCCACTCATCGCATGAGCAGCAACCGTCTTCGGCAGCTCAGCGGTTCTCACCTATGGACACCTTGTCGCCTACCTCTCCCTATACCCCGACAACTAGTCAATTTTCGAACCCGCCACCTCAGGCCCGTTCCCCAACCGGTCAGGGTGACAATCCATACTATGCCGGGCGTCAGTGTGACCAGAAAATGCCGGCTATTGCGCCCTTCGCACCCTCACATGATGGCTATATTTCATCTGCCATTTCGAATCTGGATAGCAGCCTCGCAAATGATCCCAAGTCCCCTCGACGTCAGAACTTGCCCACGTTAACACCAGTACCAGAATTCAGGAGG CCGCTACAAGCGTTGACGTGCCATCTACCTGCGACATATCGCATTTGCAACCCGAGCTTCAAGTACGAGACGTCTCGAAATCCCCGCCGAGTATTGACAAAACCCAGCAAAGGGGTCAAGAACGATGGCTACGACAACGAGGATAGTGACTATATCCTCTATGTGAATGATATTCTGGGATCGGAAGAAGCGGGCCACAA GAACCGCTATCTCATACTCGATGTGCTCGGGCAGGGCACTTTCGGCCAAGTTGTCAAATGCCAAAACCTCAAGACACAGGAAGTAGTTGCGGTTAAAGTTATCAAGAACCGCACCGCATATTTTAACCAGAGCATGATGGAGGTTTCCGTCCTCGATCTG CTCAACACCAAGCTCGACAAAAATGACGACCACCATCTGTTGCGCCTCAAGGACACCTTCATTCATCGCCAACATCTCTGCCTTGTATTTGAACTTCTCAGTGTCAATCTCTATGAGCTTATCAAACAGAACCAGTTTCGTGGGCTCAGTACCACCCTCGTCCGAGTGTTCGCTCAGCAGCTGCTCAACGGGCTTGCCCTTCTCAACAAGGCTCGACTGATACACTGCGACTTGAAGCCCGAGAACATTCTGTTGAAGAATTTAGAGAGCCCGATTATCAAAATCATCGATTTCGGCTCGGCCTGCGATGAGCGCCAGACTGTCTACACCTACATTCAATCACGATTTTACCGCTCACCCGAAGTGTTACTTGGTCTTCCATACTCCTCTGCTATTGACATGTGGTCATTGGGCTGCATCGTTGTCGAACTGTTCCTTGGGCTACCTCTTTTTCCTGGGTCGTCCGAGTATAACCAAGTGTCTCGCATTGTGGAAATGCTAGGCAATCCACAGAACTGGATGATCGAGATGGGCAAACAGGCCGGAGAGTTCTTTGAGAAGAGCCAGGACGAATTCGGCCGGCGAACGTATCATATCAAGGGCATGGAACAGTATGCCCGGGAACACAACACCAAGGAACAGCCCAGCAAAAAGTATTTCCAAGCTAGCACCTTGCCAGAGATTATCAAGTCGTATCCCATGCCCCGAAAAAACATGAAACAGAGCGAGGTTGATCGAG AAATGAATAATCGGATTGCCTTCATTGACTTCGTTCGAGGCTTGCTCACCATCAATCCGCTGGAAAGATGGTCTCCTCAGCAAGCGAAGCTTCATCCCTTCATTACCCAGCAGAAGTACACTGGGCCTTTCGTCCCCCCGATGAACCTCAAGTCAAGCTCTCTGAACCGATCGCCAGCGCCGGgcacgcagcagcagcagcaggccgaaGCCCTAAGCAAGCAGCGAGCCCAGGTGGCACAGGCTCAAGCAAACTCTGCGGCTCAAGGCGCGTACGTCAATATGACATCTGGGCAGTACCCTCATTCTGGACACCCACCGAACCCAGTGTACGGAAACAATGCCGCGTACAATGCCGCGCTGAATCATGGGACCATGGCCCCTCCCTATGGATCCCAGGCCAGTCAGTATGGGCAAATGGTCCTGCACCCACAGCAACCGATGCCTGCAGGGCAGTATGGAGCCTCTCAACAGAACGTGTACCAACCAGGTGGCACGCGATCGAACAGGCAGAGGGCTTCGACCATGGAACAACAACAAAGCGGCATCCCCGCCGCTATACAACGTGTAGCCAGCCATCTTGATCCCAACCAGCCTATTCGACTGCAGCCGAGCCCAGCGTATTATCCACCTTCGGGCGATGGCATACCAGGTGTCGGCAACACCCCTGGTCGGGCTGGTAGACGAGGAAGTAGGGCTcagcaaggcggccgaggggaccGAGACTTCATTCGAAACCTCGAGGAGAGAACACTCGAAGAGGGCTTCATGGGCAATCAGAACCCTTGGCATTGA